The Populus alba chromosome 6, ASM523922v2, whole genome shotgun sequence genome contains a region encoding:
- the LOC118057938 gene encoding CBL-interacting serine/threonine-protein kinase 21 isoform X1 — MAYGNKLGKYQVGRTIGEGTFAKVKLAVDTTNGNQVAIKIMDKNMVMQSDLKNQVQREIRTMKLLHHPNIVRIHEVIGTKTKIYMVMEYISGGQLADKLSYAKKLNESEARTIFHQLIDAVDYCHTRGVYHRDLKPENLLLDSKGNLKVSDFGLSAFHKPASMLTTACGSPCYVAPELIANKGYHGAAADVWSCGIILFELLSGYLPFDERNLIMLYKKISTAEYTCPLWFTKSQRKLISRILDPNPRKRITIPEIIEDEWFRIDYVPSCGYESDEKILLDDVNAAFDADEDNASETETPESSSFINAFQLIAMSHDLDLSGLFEEQEDKKQKTRLGSEHSVHDTIRKIEVAAMDVSLSVERMKNSKMKMNQKLKMKRCTRSYYDLSAEVIEVAPMNCVVEISKSVGELRLYKEFCKSLSSLLTKKPDGSEKTSSNKSSQEIKSSEEQIEKETDVLQGYSTS; from the exons ATGGCATACGGAAATAAACTTGGTAAGTACCAGGTAGGTCGAACAATCGGAGAGGGAACATTTGCAAAGGTTAAGCTTGCTGTTGACACCACCAATGGCAATCAGGTCGCGATCAAGATCATGGACAAGAACATGGTCATGCAAAGCGATCTCAAGAATCAG GTACAGAGGGAGATAAGAACTATGAAACTCCTCCATCACCCTAACATCGTACGGATACATGAG GTTATCGGCACAAAGACAAAGATTTATATGGTAATGGAATATATCTCAGGAGGACAACTTGCAGACAAGCTG TCGTATGCCAAGAAACTGAATGAATCAGAAGCAAGAACAATCTTTCATCAATTGATAGATGCAGTGGACTATTGCCATACCAGAGGAGTTTATCACAGAGATTTAAAG CCAGAAAACTTACTTCTGGACAGCAAAGGAAATCTGAAAGTCTCCGACTTCGGACTAAGCGCATTTCACAAG CCTGCTAGCATGCTAACAACAGCCTGTGGGTCTCCATGCTATGTAGCACCTGAG CTTATTGCAAATAAGGGTTATCATGGAGCAGCTGCAGATGTTTGGTCCTGTGGGATAATCCTTTTCGAACTGCTGTCAGGATATCTACCATTTGACGAACGTAACCTCATAATGTTATATAAGAag ATATCTACAGCTGAATACACCTGTCCACTGTGGTTTACAAAAAGTCAGAGGAAGCTAATATCAAGAATATTAGATCCAAATCCCAGAAAG AGAATAACAATACCAGAGATCATTGAAGATGAATGGTTTCGGATAGATTACGTGCCTTCTTGTGGATATGAAAGCGACGAGAAAATCCTCCTGGATGATGTTAATGCTGCTTTTGATGCAGATGAG GACAATGCCTCAGAAACAGAGACCCCTGAATCCTCAAGTTTCATAAACGCTTTCCAATTGATAGCAATGTCCCATGACCTTGATTTATCAGGTCTCTTTGAAGAACAG GAAGACAAGAAGCAGAAAACCAGGCTAGGGTCTGAACATTCGGTTCATGACACAATAAGGAAAATTGAAGTTGCTGCAATGGATGTGAGTCTGTCAGTCGAAAGGATGAAAAATTCCAAG ATGAAAATGAATCAAAAACTAAAGATGAAAAGATGTACCAGATCATATTATGACCTATCAGCAGAG GTGATTGAGGTTGCTCCCATGAATTGCGTTGTAGAAATATCAAAATCAGTAGGGGAGCTAAGATTGTACAAAGAG TTCTGCAAAAGTTTATCGAGTTTGCTGACAAAGAAGCCAGACGGATCAGAAAAAACAAGCAGCAATAAAAGTTCTCAGGAAATAAAAAG
- the LOC118057938 gene encoding CBL-interacting serine/threonine-protein kinase 21 isoform X2 encodes MAYGNKLGKYQVGRTIGEGTFAKVKLAVDTTNGNQVAIKIMDKNMVMQSDLKNQVQREIRTMKLLHHPNIVRIHEVIGTKTKIYMVMEYISGGQLADKLSYAKKLNESEARTIFHQLIDAVDYCHTRGVYHRDLKPENLLLDSKGNLKVSDFGLSAFHKPASMLTTACGSPCYVAPELIANKGYHGAAADVWSCGIILFELLSGYLPFDERNLIMLYKKISTAEYTCPLWFTKSQRKLISRILDPNPRKRITIPEIIEDEWFRIDYVPSCGYESDEKILLDDVNAAFDADEDNASETETPESSSFINAFQLIAMSHDLDLSGLFEEQEDKKQKTRLGSEHSVHDTIRKIEVAAMDVSLSVERMKNSKMKMNQKLKMKRCTRSYYDLSAEVIEVAPMNCVVEISKSVGELRLYKEFCKSLSSLLTKKPDGSEKTSSNKSSQEIKSEEQIEKETDVLQGYSTS; translated from the exons ATGGCATACGGAAATAAACTTGGTAAGTACCAGGTAGGTCGAACAATCGGAGAGGGAACATTTGCAAAGGTTAAGCTTGCTGTTGACACCACCAATGGCAATCAGGTCGCGATCAAGATCATGGACAAGAACATGGTCATGCAAAGCGATCTCAAGAATCAG GTACAGAGGGAGATAAGAACTATGAAACTCCTCCATCACCCTAACATCGTACGGATACATGAG GTTATCGGCACAAAGACAAAGATTTATATGGTAATGGAATATATCTCAGGAGGACAACTTGCAGACAAGCTG TCGTATGCCAAGAAACTGAATGAATCAGAAGCAAGAACAATCTTTCATCAATTGATAGATGCAGTGGACTATTGCCATACCAGAGGAGTTTATCACAGAGATTTAAAG CCAGAAAACTTACTTCTGGACAGCAAAGGAAATCTGAAAGTCTCCGACTTCGGACTAAGCGCATTTCACAAG CCTGCTAGCATGCTAACAACAGCCTGTGGGTCTCCATGCTATGTAGCACCTGAG CTTATTGCAAATAAGGGTTATCATGGAGCAGCTGCAGATGTTTGGTCCTGTGGGATAATCCTTTTCGAACTGCTGTCAGGATATCTACCATTTGACGAACGTAACCTCATAATGTTATATAAGAag ATATCTACAGCTGAATACACCTGTCCACTGTGGTTTACAAAAAGTCAGAGGAAGCTAATATCAAGAATATTAGATCCAAATCCCAGAAAG AGAATAACAATACCAGAGATCATTGAAGATGAATGGTTTCGGATAGATTACGTGCCTTCTTGTGGATATGAAAGCGACGAGAAAATCCTCCTGGATGATGTTAATGCTGCTTTTGATGCAGATGAG GACAATGCCTCAGAAACAGAGACCCCTGAATCCTCAAGTTTCATAAACGCTTTCCAATTGATAGCAATGTCCCATGACCTTGATTTATCAGGTCTCTTTGAAGAACAG GAAGACAAGAAGCAGAAAACCAGGCTAGGGTCTGAACATTCGGTTCATGACACAATAAGGAAAATTGAAGTTGCTGCAATGGATGTGAGTCTGTCAGTCGAAAGGATGAAAAATTCCAAG ATGAAAATGAATCAAAAACTAAAGATGAAAAGATGTACCAGATCATATTATGACCTATCAGCAGAG GTGATTGAGGTTGCTCCCATGAATTGCGTTGTAGAAATATCAAAATCAGTAGGGGAGCTAAGATTGTACAAAGAG TTCTGCAAAAGTTTATCGAGTTTGCTGACAAAGAAGCCAGACGGATCAGAAAAAACAAGCAGCAATAAAAGTTCTCAGGAAATAAAAAG